The following are encoded together in the Pseudoalteromonas shioyasakiensis genome:
- a CDS encoding helix-turn-helix transcriptional regulator codes for MTKQLSNTIRELRFHHNEMTQQALAEAVGVSRQTIVAIEKGKYSPSLEVAFKIAQLFDKKLDDVFSYQ; via the coding sequence ATGACAAAACAGCTCAGTAATACCATTCGGGAACTTCGATTTCATCACAACGAAATGACTCAGCAAGCATTGGCAGAGGCAGTTGGCGTTTCAAGGCAAACTATAGTAGCAATTGAAAAAGGTAAATATTCACCCTCGCTCGAGGTGGCTTTTAAGATTGCTCAACTGTTTGATAAGAAACTAGACGACGTGTTTTCGTATCAGTAA
- a CDS encoding DUF2999 family protein → MNPIIAMLKEHNVSDEKVRELFQAFMENPMMAMGLVQQLGIPPEKLQQLMALVMTQPHLIKEAAESVGISDDEVEQAKAQFKNQQS, encoded by the coding sequence ATGAACCCTATTATTGCAATGCTCAAAGAGCACAATGTAAGTGACGAGAAAGTGCGTGAGCTGTTTCAAGCGTTTATGGAAAACCCAATGATGGCAATGGGTCTGGTTCAACAGTTAGGTATTCCACCTGAAAAGCTTCAACAACTGATGGCATTAGTGATGACACAGCCACACCTTATTAAAGAAGCGGCTGAATCAGTGGGTATCAGTGATGATGAAGTTGAGCAAGCCAAAGCGCAGTTCAAAAATCAGCAGTCATAA
- a CDS encoding zinc-binding dehydrogenase, whose protein sequence is MRYIKHEDSQLHFAQTDKPVLKDNEVLIAVAAIGVNRADCLQRQGKYPAPKGDSEILGLECAGTIVEQGSAVSGDWLNKRVFALCAGGAYSEYVAVDAAQVMPLPDEMTMAQGAAISEVYLTAFSALFQFGQLKAGQTALIHAGASGVGGAAIQMAKRAGAQVVITAGSDEKCEHAKQLGADHTINYKTTDFVEYFKANNLQANTIVDPVSGSYLNKNAAVAAIDCQIVMLAFLDARFAEVDFARLLSKRISFHASTLRNRSIEFKRDLKEQFISRFYDDLANGLFDCNIYKTLNWQEANEAHRTLDNNENSGKVVMLVE, encoded by the coding sequence ATGCGTTATATTAAGCACGAAGACTCACAGTTACATTTTGCGCAAACAGATAAACCAGTTCTAAAAGATAACGAAGTTCTTATTGCTGTTGCAGCAATCGGCGTTAATCGGGCAGATTGTTTACAGCGACAAGGTAAATATCCTGCGCCCAAAGGTGACAGTGAAATTCTAGGGTTAGAATGTGCCGGTACCATTGTTGAGCAAGGTAGTGCAGTATCGGGAGATTGGCTTAATAAACGTGTTTTTGCCTTGTGTGCGGGCGGTGCTTACAGCGAGTATGTTGCCGTTGATGCTGCGCAAGTGATGCCTTTACCAGATGAAATGACAATGGCCCAAGGCGCTGCAATCAGCGAAGTTTACTTAACGGCATTTTCTGCCTTGTTTCAATTTGGTCAGCTCAAAGCGGGGCAAACGGCACTGATCCATGCGGGAGCAAGTGGTGTCGGTGGGGCGGCAATTCAAATGGCAAAACGTGCGGGTGCTCAAGTGGTGATCACCGCAGGCAGTGATGAAAAGTGTGAACATGCCAAGCAGCTTGGCGCAGACCACACCATTAATTATAAAACCACTGATTTTGTAGAATACTTCAAAGCCAATAATTTACAGGCCAATACCATTGTTGATCCTGTCTCAGGAAGCTATTTAAATAAAAATGCTGCCGTTGCAGCAATAGATTGCCAAATTGTGATGTTAGCGTTTTTAGATGCGCGCTTTGCTGAGGTTGACTTTGCGAGGCTACTTAGTAAGCGCATATCATTTCATGCATCAACTTTGCGTAATCGTTCAATTGAATTTAAACGTGATTTAAAAGAGCAGTTTATATCGCGCTTTTATGATGACTTGGCTAACGGGCTGTTCGATTGCAATATCTATAAAACCTTAAATTGGCAAGAGGCCAATGAGGCGCACCGCACTTTAGATAACAACGAAAATTCGGGAAAAGTGGTGATGTTAGTTGAATAA
- the aceK gene encoding bifunctional isocitrate dehydrogenase kinase/phosphatase, with translation MPQQSSHLAVKSHSEQLNQVVATKLARAVYAGFEAMFAEFLNITLGAQSRFEQRQWHQVQGAMKSRLQVYEGQVKKVSQAVKIIAYSEVDDPALWLLAKQIYAEMVQSHENQPIAHTFFNSTFGAIWDSRKIRNVHLFVLKARYQLGPRPFDSLVSRISLQNGFESAISSLIKRHVFRSQYADFTDDVAMLQRTLIAGAKQQCPQVYELLALNDGYIEYANSLFFRNKACYIIGRCIAKNGDNMPFAIALLNSEKGLHIDAVMMGADQLSLLFGFARTYFMVDTDQPARYVDYLSVLMPHKQRFELFNAIGFIKHAKTEFYRYKVDTTRNSPVDDKYTLAPGTPGMVMLVFTTPGSDYVYKVIKDKFSAPKTATKQQVMAKYDFVKQADRVGRLVDTHEFRYLAFDLSRFSDELIQIMQQQIGDSLVISGNALILRHVYVERKMTPLNLYINECDERKLQQVMVDYGKAIKELAGANIFPGDMLMKNFGVTRWGRVVFYDYDEICPMTECQFRELPKTDDSLDELSSESYFDIAENDIFPSQFKVFFSANKRAFEHFNAAHQDIFTATMWQQLQAVINDGQLLDVYPYKQSWRFSSMRAQMKKSQPITV, from the coding sequence ATGCCACAGCAAAGTTCACATTTGGCTGTTAAATCACACAGCGAACAGTTAAATCAGGTCGTAGCGACTAAGCTTGCCCGTGCAGTGTATGCTGGCTTTGAGGCTATGTTTGCAGAGTTTTTAAATATTACCCTCGGTGCACAAAGTCGTTTTGAACAGCGCCAGTGGCATCAAGTTCAAGGGGCTATGAAATCGCGATTGCAAGTTTACGAAGGGCAAGTAAAAAAGGTAAGCCAAGCGGTAAAAATTATTGCTTATAGCGAAGTAGACGACCCAGCGCTTTGGTTATTAGCCAAACAAATATACGCAGAAATGGTGCAAAGCCATGAAAACCAGCCCATTGCTCATACCTTTTTTAACTCAACCTTCGGTGCAATTTGGGACTCACGAAAAATTCGCAATGTGCACTTGTTTGTACTGAAAGCACGATATCAACTGGGGCCAAGACCCTTTGATTCATTGGTTAGCCGCATTTCCCTGCAAAATGGCTTTGAAAGTGCGATTAGTAGCTTGATCAAGCGGCATGTGTTTCGCTCACAATACGCTGATTTTACTGATGATGTTGCCATGTTACAGCGCACCTTGATTGCTGGAGCGAAACAACAATGCCCACAAGTTTATGAGCTGCTAGCACTTAACGACGGTTATATTGAATACGCTAATTCATTGTTTTTCAGAAATAAAGCCTGTTACATCATAGGCCGCTGTATTGCTAAAAATGGCGATAACATGCCATTTGCGATTGCGCTATTAAACAGTGAAAAAGGTTTGCACATTGATGCTGTGATGATGGGAGCTGATCAACTCAGCTTGTTGTTTGGCTTTGCGCGTACTTATTTTATGGTCGACACTGACCAACCCGCCCGTTACGTAGATTACCTCAGTGTTTTAATGCCTCATAAGCAACGTTTTGAGCTGTTTAATGCCATAGGCTTTATCAAACACGCGAAAACCGAGTTTTATCGTTATAAAGTTGATACCACCCGCAATAGCCCCGTTGACGATAAGTACACACTTGCGCCGGGTACGCCGGGCATGGTGATGCTGGTATTTACCACCCCAGGCTCAGATTATGTGTACAAGGTAATAAAGGATAAATTTAGTGCGCCAAAAACGGCCACCAAACAACAAGTAATGGCCAAGTACGACTTTGTTAAACAAGCCGACCGAGTAGGCCGGCTAGTTGATACACACGAATTTCGTTATTTAGCGTTTGATTTAAGCCGATTTAGTGATGAGCTTATACAAATAATGCAGCAGCAAATTGGCGATAGCTTAGTGATCTCGGGTAATGCACTTATTTTGCGCCATGTTTATGTAGAGCGTAAAATGACGCCGCTTAATTTGTATATCAACGAATGTGATGAGCGAAAACTGCAGCAAGTAATGGTTGATTACGGTAAAGCGATAAAAGAGCTTGCGGGGGCTAATATTTTCCCCGGTGATATGCTGATGAAAAACTTTGGTGTAACCCGTTGGGGAAGAGTGGTTTTTTATGACTACGATGAAATTTGCCCGATGACAGAGTGTCAATTTAGAGAGCTGCCAAAAACCGATGACTCATTAGATGAACTCAGTAGCGAAAGCTACTTTGATATCGCCGAAAACGACATATTTCCCAGCCAGTTTAAAGTGTTTTTTAGCGCTAATAAGCGAGCGTTTGAGCACTTTAATGCTGCGCATCAAGATATTTTCACTGCCACAATGTGGCAGCAATTACAAGCTGTGATAAACGATGGGCAATTGCTTGATGTTTATCCTTATAAGCAGTCTTGGCGCTTTTCGTCGATGAGAGCTCAAATGAAAAAATCTCAACCGATAACAGTTTAA
- a CDS encoding LysR family transcriptional regulator codes for MNIRHVDLNLLVYLNVLIDEQSVSKAANKLALTQPAMSNALKRLRDLFDDPLLVRAAGTMTPTAKALSLKPEIESLLKMAEEITQPSEVFDPSTANITFRIMANDYLESTLIAPFITQQLAKNPGLNFDILSPSDVNLQDMEKGTIDLAINRFNGLPRSFHQASVWRDNYCCLTHPDNPYLQQQNLEGYLDQEHIWVNRAGWGVEAAVTNKSGSQKLGWVDEALWQLEQTRNIRVFTRHYMVASLLCQSPKLIATLPRRQAMLLAKHTDLVISPVPFQIVPIEVKMLWSPLLHHANPHQWLRRELLAFASTVADR; via the coding sequence ATGAATATTAGGCACGTCGACCTCAACCTATTGGTGTATTTAAATGTCCTCATTGATGAACAAAGTGTGTCTAAAGCCGCTAATAAACTAGCTTTGACTCAACCTGCAATGAGTAATGCTCTTAAACGTTTGCGTGATTTATTTGATGATCCATTATTAGTGAGAGCCGCTGGCACAATGACGCCAACTGCAAAAGCGCTCAGCCTCAAACCTGAAATAGAATCACTATTAAAAATGGCTGAGGAAATTACTCAGCCTAGTGAGGTATTCGACCCGAGCACAGCCAATATTACGTTTCGGATCATGGCAAACGACTACCTTGAATCAACCCTTATTGCGCCGTTTATCACCCAGCAGCTTGCAAAGAATCCGGGGCTTAATTTTGATATTTTGAGCCCAAGCGATGTTAACCTTCAAGATATGGAAAAAGGCACCATCGACCTTGCCATTAATCGCTTTAACGGCCTGCCCCGCTCATTTCACCAAGCCAGTGTCTGGCGAGATAATTACTGCTGCTTAACACACCCAGACAACCCTTACTTGCAACAGCAAAACCTTGAAGGCTACCTTGATCAAGAACACATTTGGGTGAATCGAGCTGGTTGGGGCGTTGAGGCGGCTGTAACAAATAAATCAGGCAGCCAAAAACTCGGCTGGGTCGATGAGGCATTATGGCAACTAGAACAAACCCGCAATATTCGCGTATTCACCCGCCATTACATGGTGGCAAGCTTGCTGTGCCAATCACCAAAACTTATCGCCACATTGCCCCGTCGACAAGCGATGTTATTAGCAAAACACACTGATTTGGTAATAAGTCCAGTGCCATTTCAAATCGTGCCTATTGAAGTAAAAATGTTATGGAGCCCTTTACTACATCACGCAAACCCGCACCAATGGCTGCGCAGAGAGCTACTTGCCTTTGCCAGTACCGTGGCTGATCGCTAA
- the icd gene encoding NADP-dependent isocitrate dehydrogenase: MQYQHISVPSNGAQITIDSKGQWHIPDNPVIAYIEGDGVGQDISPVMRDIVDAAVSQAYQGDKQIHWMEVFNGEKAAALYDGDWFPQETLHAVRQYKIAIKGPLTTPLGGGFRSLNVALRHEMDLFVNMRPIRSYPHLPSPLKEPEKTQITVIRDSSEDVYSGIEWQAGSIDNERMLDFLCQEMGVTRLRFDNQCGIGIKNSSKEAAERLMRYALNFALKEHSESLTVVHKGNVLKFTDGAFKRWAFALAEQEFNAVAHENGRWLVIKRDEQDDLIIKEVIADNMLQQALLTPEQFDVVVTTNQNGDYLADMLTAQVGGVGIMPAANLNNEVAFFEPTHGTFNRIAGEDTANPTSSILSAVMMLRFMGWHEAANKIEKALEQTLSANEMTFDLANLVADATMLSCSDFAKSIIARISNSNNEPY; encoded by the coding sequence ATGCAGTATCAACATATTTCAGTCCCCTCGAATGGCGCGCAAATTACTATCGATAGTAAGGGTCAATGGCATATTCCTGATAACCCGGTTATTGCTTACATTGAAGGCGATGGTGTGGGTCAAGATATCAGCCCGGTAATGCGTGATATTGTTGATGCTGCAGTGAGTCAGGCTTATCAAGGCGATAAACAAATACATTGGATGGAAGTGTTCAATGGCGAAAAAGCAGCCGCGCTTTACGATGGCGACTGGTTCCCGCAAGAAACCCTGCATGCAGTTCGGCAGTATAAAATTGCTATCAAAGGGCCGCTAACAACCCCTCTTGGCGGTGGTTTTCGCTCTTTAAATGTCGCTCTTCGTCATGAGATGGACTTATTCGTTAATATGCGGCCCATTCGCAGTTATCCGCATTTACCATCACCTTTAAAAGAGCCTGAAAAAACCCAAATCACAGTAATACGCGACAGCTCTGAAGACGTTTACTCAGGCATTGAGTGGCAGGCTGGCAGTATTGACAACGAACGTATGCTTGATTTCTTGTGCCAAGAAATGGGTGTCACCCGACTTCGTTTTGATAACCAATGCGGTATTGGTATTAAAAATAGCTCGAAAGAGGCGGCAGAGCGACTAATGCGTTACGCCCTTAACTTTGCCCTTAAAGAGCACAGTGAATCACTGACTGTGGTGCACAAAGGCAATGTACTTAAATTTACCGATGGCGCCTTTAAACGCTGGGCATTTGCCCTTGCAGAGCAAGAGTTTAACGCTGTAGCGCACGAAAATGGTCGTTGGTTAGTGATCAAACGTGACGAGCAAGATGATTTAATTATCAAAGAAGTCATTGCCGATAACATGCTACAACAAGCGCTGCTCACCCCAGAGCAATTTGATGTGGTGGTAACAACCAATCAAAACGGCGATTACTTAGCTGATATGCTAACCGCACAAGTTGGTGGGGTAGGTATTATGCCTGCGGCAAACTTAAATAATGAAGTGGCCTTTTTCGAACCGACTCATGGCACATTTAATCGCATCGCCGGAGAAGACACTGCAAATCCAACAAGCAGTATTTTAAGTGCGGTCATGATGCTACGTTTTATGGGCTGGCACGAAGCGGCGAATAAAATAGAAAAAGCCCTAGAGCAGACGCTTAGCGCAAATGAAATGACGTTTGATTTGGCGAACCTAGTAGCCGATGCGACGATGCTTAGTTGCAGTGATTTTGCAAAAAGCATCATCGCGCGAATAAGTAACTCAAATAATGAACCATATTAA
- a CDS encoding 7TM diverse intracellular signaling domain-containing protein, with translation MRLKLYLSTLLFLLLLSVAANAQDTFVYTDAVADQNLHDVGEVFTANDNMFPQSVAAIDAWRANKKPQSRISSVGGSYWLIVEIENQSDIEDLVLYPYNTLVSKIESRIYDITDPTAPIQHFVTGGVEPNQFAFHYGNRLSLEKGKHYTLITYFESDYFYTPAKLVLTPYQDYFQNITVENMIMMLCFGVGIALGLYNLLIYLVSRDVTHLYYALFTASWVFAWSHFFHISDQLFGYYNPHLHWLGFALTPLTNILFYNNLLKLKETFPKLAQLSLTVGVIATLGIPFCILWPSFGFYWSTLVTGVALCLGLYIGIRCMLIGFKPARYFVLAYIAMMLPNMVGNLTNLGLLPATSINLYLLGLIGTAMDAMLLAFAVADKFRLLHDDNVELNKNLEEKVHLRTLELEELASELRDANEAKSRFLANISHEIRTPMTSIIGYADGIMLGDIKPHERNHGIGVILQNSRHVLGLINDILDMSKIEANKLEIDLVETDLFATIANIESLIGKQIRDKGLKFSVDYQFPLPDYVITDPSRLRQILLNLTTNALKFTQVGRITLTVSCHNDKLSISVKDTGIGMTDKEQQALFSAFYQADSSISRQYGGTGLGLNISKSLAKKLDGDISVKSNVGSGSEFIFTMSVYTTDNTRWLNDMSEVKLVETSPFSKLDAPENLKGRVLLAEDHPDNRRLIARILERMGLTVITVENGKDAVQATLEDSFDLILLDIQMPIMDGQEALKMMQATGVSAPIIALTANTMKHEIARYMKQGFNDLIAKPIDRNAFSHKIASYLDCDELADIKLPEKEFQALKDDYIKGLEEQYREMREQYKKMDIDGLSRNVHMLKGAANMFECETLYVKAVAVDAALKKDTVTLDTQLIASLFCAMQDEITKVTH, from the coding sequence ATGCGGTTAAAGCTGTATTTAAGTACTCTGCTGTTTTTATTGCTATTAAGTGTTGCGGCAAATGCACAAGATACGTTTGTCTACACTGATGCTGTTGCTGATCAAAACCTTCATGATGTCGGAGAAGTGTTTACGGCAAACGATAATATGTTTCCGCAATCGGTGGCTGCGATTGATGCTTGGCGAGCCAACAAAAAACCGCAATCTCGAATAAGTTCTGTCGGCGGTAGTTATTGGTTAATTGTTGAAATTGAAAATCAAAGTGATATCGAAGATTTAGTGCTCTATCCGTATAACACCTTGGTTTCGAAAATAGAAAGCCGCATTTACGATATAACTGACCCAACAGCCCCCATACAGCACTTTGTAACAGGTGGGGTCGAGCCAAATCAATTTGCTTTTCACTATGGTAATCGCTTATCTCTTGAAAAAGGTAAGCACTATACGCTTATTACTTATTTTGAGAGTGATTACTTTTATACTCCTGCAAAGCTGGTATTAACGCCTTATCAAGATTATTTTCAGAACATAACCGTCGAAAATATGATCATGATGCTCTGCTTTGGGGTGGGTATTGCACTTGGTTTGTATAACTTATTGATTTACTTGGTTTCTCGTGATGTCACACACCTGTATTACGCATTGTTTACTGCATCTTGGGTGTTTGCTTGGAGCCACTTTTTCCATATTTCGGATCAGCTGTTTGGTTACTATAATCCTCATCTTCATTGGCTCGGCTTTGCGCTCACACCTTTAACCAATATTCTGTTTTACAACAACTTACTTAAACTCAAAGAAACATTTCCGAAACTGGCGCAATTATCTCTGACGGTGGGTGTAATCGCCACTTTGGGTATTCCGTTTTGTATTTTATGGCCAAGCTTTGGTTTTTATTGGTCAACGTTAGTGACGGGTGTTGCTTTATGTTTAGGCTTATACATAGGTATTCGCTGTATGCTCATTGGCTTTAAGCCAGCACGCTATTTTGTGCTGGCTTACATTGCCATGATGCTCCCGAATATGGTGGGTAATTTAACTAATTTAGGTTTACTGCCAGCTACCTCCATTAATTTATATTTATTGGGTTTGATAGGCACAGCCATGGACGCTATGTTGTTGGCTTTTGCTGTTGCCGATAAGTTTAGGTTGCTTCACGATGACAACGTAGAGCTCAACAAAAATCTAGAAGAAAAAGTCCATCTAAGAACGTTGGAGCTTGAAGAACTCGCCTCTGAGCTTCGCGATGCTAATGAAGCTAAAAGCCGCTTTTTAGCGAATATCAGTCATGAAATTCGTACCCCAATGACATCAATCATTGGCTATGCAGATGGCATTATGCTCGGGGATATTAAGCCTCACGAGCGCAACCATGGGATTGGGGTTATTTTGCAAAATAGCCGCCATGTACTGGGACTAATTAACGATATACTCGATATGTCGAAAATTGAAGCCAACAAGCTAGAGATTGATTTAGTCGAAACAGATTTGTTTGCTACGATTGCCAATATTGAGTCACTTATTGGCAAGCAAATCCGTGATAAAGGCTTAAAGTTCAGTGTTGACTATCAGTTCCCATTGCCAGACTACGTTATTACCGATCCGAGTCGTTTAAGGCAAATCTTATTAAACCTAACAACCAACGCCCTCAAATTCACCCAAGTCGGGCGTATAACTTTAACGGTGAGCTGTCATAACGATAAGTTGTCGATAAGCGTTAAAGACACAGGTATTGGCATGACAGATAAAGAGCAACAAGCCTTGTTTAGTGCGTTTTATCAAGCGGATTCAAGTATTTCTCGCCAGTATGGCGGTACCGGGCTTGGACTTAATATTTCAAAGAGCCTCGCCAAAAAATTGGATGGGGATATTAGCGTTAAAAGTAATGTCGGCTCTGGCAGTGAGTTTATTTTCACTATGTCGGTGTACACCACAGATAATACACGTTGGCTTAATGATATGAGCGAAGTGAAGCTCGTTGAAACCTCACCGTTTAGTAAGCTTGATGCACCAGAGAACTTAAAGGGCAGAGTGTTACTTGCCGAAGACCACCCAGACAACCGACGTTTAATTGCGCGAATATTAGAGCGTATGGGGCTGACAGTGATAACCGTTGAAAATGGTAAAGACGCAGTGCAAGCAACCCTCGAAGACAGCTTTGATCTTATTTTGCTTGATATTCAAATGCCCATTATGGACGGTCAAGAAGCATTAAAAATGATGCAAGCAACGGGAGTGAGTGCGCCTATCATTGCACTGACAGCGAATACCATGAAGCATGAAATTGCCCGTTATATGAAGCAAGGCTTTAATGATTTAATCGCCAAACCAATTGATAGAAACGCGTTTAGCCATAAAATTGCCAGTTACTTAGATTGCGATGAGTTAGCCGATATCAAGTTACCTGAAAAAGAGTTTCAGGCACTTAAAGATGACTACATAAAAGGTCTGGAAGAACAGTATCGAGAAATGCGCGAGCAATACAAAAAGATGGATATTGACGGATTAAGCAGAAATGTTCATATGCTTAAAGGCGCTGCGAACATGTTCGAATGTGAAACGCTTTATGTTAAGGCGGTTGCCGTTGATGCTGCGCTTAAAAAAGATACCGTCACGCTCGATACGCAGCTTATTGCATCCTTATTTTGTGCCATGCAAGACGAGATTACCAAGGTAACGCATTGA